The window CACGTTGAGGCCGATGCCGCCCAGGCCGAACACCACCACCTTGCTGCCTGCCTCCACCTTCGCGGTGTAGACCACCGCGCCGATGCCCGTCGTCACGCCGCAGCCGATGTAGCAGACCTTGTCGAACGGGGCGTCCTCGCGAATCTTCGCCACCGCAATCTCGGGCAGCACCGTGTACTGCGCGAAGGTGGACGTGCCCATGTAGTGGTGCACGGGCTCGCGGCCCAGGCGGAAGCGGCTGGTGCCGTCCGGCATCAGCCCCCGGCCCTGCGTGGCGCGGATGGCCGTGCACAGGTTCGTCTTGCGCGACAGGCACGACTTACACTGGCGGCACTCCGGCGTGTACAGCGGGATGACGTGGTCACCCTTCTTCACCGACGTCACGCCGGGGCCCACGTCCACGATGATGCCCGCGCCCTCGTGGCCGAGGATGGCGGGGAACAGCCCCTCCGGGTCGCTCCCCGACAGGGTGAACTCATCCGTGTGGCAGATGCCGGTGGCCTTCAGCTCGACGAGCACCTCGCCCGCCTTCGGCCCTTCGAGGTGCACCGTCTCGATGCTCAGGGGCTTGCCCGCCTCGAGCGCCACCGCTGCGCGGATGTCCATACGCCGTTCTCCCTGCCTGGTTGTTGAGGCTCAAAGCGTAGAGCCAGGCCGGCGGTGGAGGGCAGGAAGATTTCTGCAAGGCTCGATGAGTGGACATTCGAAAAGTGAAGGGCCCGGCACCGGCTCGCGGTCCCAGGCCCTCGGGTGTTGCTGCCGTGACGTGACGGCTACGGCTTGTTGGACGCCTGCGGAGCGGCCTTGGCGGCCTTCTGGGCCTCGCTGAACTTCTTGGTCAGCTCCCCGAACTGCGCCTGGTAGTCGTCCATGCGCTTCTGGTGCTCCTCGGCGCGGGCGTTGGCCTCGGCGACGACGACCTTGTCCTTGGCGTTCTCCGCGGCCTCGGACAGCGCCATCTCCTTCTGCTGCCGCTCGTACTCCATGAGGCGGGCCATGACGACGCGCTTGTTGAGGTACGTGTTGGCGGAGTTGGCGTTGATGGCCAGCACCTGGTCGTAATAGCCGAGCGACTTCTCCAGGTCCGCCTTCAGGATGGGCGCCGCCATGGAGCGGGCGCCGCCGCGCTGCGCGTAGATCTCCGCGATCCACCCGAGAGAGGTCTCGTCCTTCGGCTCGATCTTCAGCGCCTCGTTGAAGTACTTCTCGGCGTCATCGGTGGTGCCGGCCTGCATGTGCATGCTGGCGAGCGTCCGGAGGACCTCGGCCTTCTCCGCCGGAGTGGTCTTCATCTCCATGATCTTCATCACGGACTGGGAGGCCTCGGCCATCTGACCGACCTGCATGTGGGCGAAGGCCTTCTTCTCCCAGACCTTCTCCTGCTTGGGGTCGGCCTCGAGGGAAAGGGCGTACGCGGCGGCCGCCTCCTTCCACTCCTTCTTGCTCATGTGGTCGCTACCCTTGATGCGGTGCGTCTTGGCGGCCTCCGCCTTCTCGTCGGTACAGCCGACGGTGCCACCCAGGGCCAGAACTCCGAGGACCAGACCGACCTTTCCCAGACGCTTCATGTGTGTGTGCCTTTCGAGCGAGGCCCGATTGAGAGTTTCCAGCGGACCCGCCCTCACGGGTCCTGATGGGGGTGGGAGCATACCCGAAGTCGCTCGTTTGCCGCCGCTCGTACGGGGCTGCCTGCCTCCCTGGTCACCGGGCTTTGCTCTGGGTGTGACTTTCCGGAGCGCTCCCCACGGCCGGAGCCGGGGCGCCCGGGGGCACGACGGGTGGCGCCCGGCTGAGGATGAAGTCCTGAGGGCCCGAGGGAGGGCGCTGCTAACCTGCGGGCCTCGCGCTTGGAGGCCCCCGCAATGCCTGTCCTTCCCCGCCGCACCGTGCTCCAGGGACTCGTGCTCGCGGCCACGGGCTGTGCCACGTCGTCCCCGACGCCCTCCACGGCGAGCCGCACACCGGCGCCGCGTCCCGGGCCCGGCCTGCCGCTGGGCGCCCAGCTCGGGGATTCACGCGCCGGGGCCGTGACGGTATGGGGGAAGGCGGACCGGGCCGGGCGGCTGGTGGTGGAGTGGAGCGAGGACCCTCGACTCGTGAAGGGCGTGCGCCGCGTCGAAGGTGCGGCGCTGACGGAGGCCTCCGACTTCACCGGCGTGGTGGACCTCACGGGGCTGCCGCCCGGGCGCGAGGTCCACGTGCGGGTCATCGCGGAGGACGGTGGCCGCGCGGGCGAGGCGTGGCAGGGGCGCTTCCTCTCCGCCCCGGACGGCGCTCGCGACATCCACTTCACGTGGAGCGCGGACGTGTGCGGGCAGGGCTGGGGCATCAACTCCGAGTGGGGCGGCTACCGGGGCTATGGCGCCATGCGCGCGCTGCACCCCGACTTCTTCCTGCACGTGGGCGACGCCATCTACGCGGACAACCCGCTCCTCCCGGAGGTGACGCTCCCGGACGGCCGCGTGTGGCGCAACCGCGTCACCCCCGCGAAGTCCAAGGTGGCCGAGACGCTGGAGGAGCTGCGAGGCAACTTCGCCTACAACTTCCTGGACGAGCACTTGCGCGCCTTCGCCCGCGAGGTGCCCATCGCCTACCAGTGGGACGACCACGAGGTGCGCAACAACTGGTACCCGGGGCGCAGCCTCGCGGATGACCCGCGCTACACGCAGGTGTCGGACGCGGGCGTGCTGGGCACGCGGGCGCGGCAGGCCTTCTTCGAGTACTCCCCGGTGGGCGGGGCGGCGCGCGCGGAGGGGCGCATCCACCGGCAGCTCGCCTACGGGCCGCACCTGGACGTGTTCATCCCGGACGTGCGCGCCTTCCGGGGGCCCAACACCGTCAATCGCCAGGAGCGCCCCGGGCCGGAGACGACCTTCCTGGGCCGAGCGCAGCTGGACGGGCTGAAGTCGGCGCTGGCCGCGTCCACCGCCACGTGGAAGGTGATTGCCACCAGCATGCCGCTGGGGCTCATCATCCCGGACGGGCAGCACGCGGACGGCTACCACATGGAGGCGTGGGCCAACGGCCCGGGAGCCCCGCTGGGACGCGAGCTGGAGCTGGCCGAGCTGCTGTCGTTCCTCAAGGCCCGCCAGGTGCGCAACGTGCTCTTCCTCACCGCGGACGTGCACTACCCGGCCGCGCACCACTACCACCCGGACCGCGCGCGCTTCCGCGACTTCGACCCGTTCTGGGAGTTCGTCGCCGGGCCGCTGCACGCGGGCACCTTCGGGCCCAGCCCGCTGGACGACACCTTCGGCCCCGAGGTCCGCTGGCACCGCCCCGCCACGGTGATGAACGCGGCGCCCTGGGAGGGGCAGCAGTACTTCGGGAGCGTGCGCATCCTCGGGAAGAGCGGGGCGCTCACCGTGGCCCTGCACGACCTCACGGGCGCCGTCCTTCACCAGGTGGAACTGGAGCCCCGGTCATGATGGTGCCTGCGCTATTGGCCGCGGCCCTGGCGGTAGTCGGCGGATCCCCACCTCGACGAAGGGCAGCGGCACGAGGAGCGGCTCGGCACGGCGGACTATCACGTCTGGTGGTGTGGGCCGTGTGAGCGAGGCACGGTGGTGCGCCATGCGATGCTCGCCACCACGCGCCGCGTGAACTGCGAGAAGTGCGGGAACCACACGGTCAATGAAGTCGCGAAGACGCTCACCCCCGCCACGCACGGCCAGGGCGGCGAGTTCCTCGTCCAGCTCTCCTGCGAGGGCTGCGGCCACCGGCAGCGGTTCTGGCGCTACACGCCCCGCCTGTCCCTGAAGTGAACGAAGGGCGCGCCGCTTTGCCTACGCCGTCAGCACGAGCTTGACGATCTCCGGAGGGCTGCCGACGCGCATGGGTGGTCCCCAGAAGCCGCAGCCCCGGCTGACGTAGATGTGCGAGTCGCCGTGCTGGTAGAGCCCGGCGGAGTGCTCCCATGCCAGCCCGATGAAGAACGTCATCGGCACGAGCTGCCCGCCATGCGTGTGGCCGGAGACCTGGAGGTCCATGCCGCGCTCGGCGGCGACGGTGAAGTTCGCGGGCTGGTGCGCGAGCAGCACCGCGGCGCGGTCCGGATCCCGCCCCTGGAGCGCCAGGTCCAGGTCATAGCCCTTCTTGTTCCGACGCCGGCCGCCGCTCCAGTCGTCCACGCCCACCAGGTCCAGTGAGGCGCCCGCGTCGCCGATGCGCACGTGGCGGTTGCGCAGCACCTGGATGTCGAGCGACTGGAGGAACGCCGTCCACTCGTCGTCGCCGGAGTAGTAGTCGTGGTTGCCGGTGACGAAGTAGCTGCCGTAGCGCGACTTCAACCCGGCGAGCGCGGACACGGCCCCGCCCAGCGAGTGCACGTCCCCGTCCACCAGGTCGCCGGTAATCGCGAAGAGGTCGGGGCGGAGCGCGTTGGCCTGCTGGACGAGCGCGTCCATGTACCGGCGCTGGATGAAGTGGCCCACGTGGATGTCGGTGAGCTGGACGATGGTGAGCCCATCCAGCGCCTTGGGCAGCTTCGGAATCTTCACCGCCAGCTCGGTCACCAGGGGCGGGGAGAAGGCCCGCCAGCTTCCGTACGCGGCCAGGCCGCCACCCGCGACGAACGCGCCTCCCGCCATCGTCCGCGCGAGGAAGAGGCGCCGGTCTTCGCTGACGACGGGGGAGGGGGCCAGCTCCGGGCGCGCTGTCACAGGGGCCGCCATGGGTGGTGCGGCCTTCCGGGGAAGGACGCGCCGGGCCACGGCGGCGAGGCCCCGGCCAACGTCCAGCACGACGAGCGCGATGACGAGGCAGAGCGCCACGCCCATCCACGTGTACGTCGCCATGGTGACGATTCCCGCGAGCTGCTCTGGCAGGGCGTCCAGGACCGTGCGCCGGGCCATCAGCACGAGCGTCATGAGGCCGAGCACGACCAGCGCCAGGAACCTCGACAGGCGGCCGTGCAGGAGCTGCCGCACCAGGCGCCGGTACAGATACAGGTGACCCAGCACGGCGCCGAGCCCGATGAGCATCGAGAAGGAGAAGATCCGGAACGGCATTCGGCGCAACCCACGGGTGGGAACGGGAGGGAAGGGTACCACGGGCGGACGGCCCCGGACGGATGCCCCCCGGTGCCGCCGGCCCTGGGAGTGGGTAACGGACAGACGCCCTGTCCGCATGCTCGCGGGTGGCGCGGATGTTCCGTGTCGTGCCGGCTCGCGCGGGTACATTCCGGCCGTCAGGCCCGGCTGGGCCCATCAGGAGCGTTCATGGACAAGGTCATCGTCATCACGGGAGCAAGCGCGGGCATCGGCGCGGAGCTGGCGCGCCAGGCGGCGGAGAAGGGGGCGAAGCTGGTGCTGGCCGCGCGCCGGAAGCCGGAGCTGGAGGCCGTCGCCGCGCGGTGCGGGGGCGAGGCCCTCGCCGTGGTCACCGATGCCACCCGGCGCGAGGACATGGAGCGACTGCGTGACGCGGCGCTGGCGCGCTTTGGCCGCATCGACGTCTGGGTGAACAACGCGGGACGTGGCATCACCCGCTCGGTGCTGGAACTGACCGACGAGGACATGGACTCCATGTGGCGCGACAACGTGAAGAGCGCGCTCTACGGAATGCAGGCGGTGCTGCCCCACTTCCAGTCGCGCAACGCGGGGCAGCTCGTCAACGTCTCCAGCGGGCTGGCACGGCTGCCGCTCGCGTCCTTCCGCTCGGCCTACAGCGCGGCGAAGCACGCCCTCAACGGGCTCAGCGCCTGCCTGCGGATGGAGCTGAGGCAGACGCACCCGGGCATCATGGTGACGGTGGTGATGCCGGGCATCGTCGCCACGGAGTTCGGCACCAACGCGCTGGGCGGCGGCCCGGACTCGCGCGTGCTCCCAGGGGCCCAGAGCGTCGAGGACGCCACGAAGGCCATCGTCGACGTCATCGAGCACCCCCGCCCGGAGGTCTATACGCAGCCGGCCATGCAGGCCGAGGTCGAGCGCTACTACCGCGACGTCGAAGCCTTCGAGCGGGAGGCCGCCGCGCGCTTCCGGCGCTGAGGCGACTGCTCTCGAGTGATGTGAGCGCGCTCCGCCTTGGAGGGCGGAGCCGTGGCTCCCGTCACGCCTGGAACGCCTGCGTGAGCTTCGAGATTGCCGCTGGGAGGCCCCGGACGCGGAGTCTGCTCCCGCTCTCGTCGTACTCCTGGGTGAGCACGGTGGTGTGCTCGTACACCTCGCCGATGCGCCCCTGGCTGGCGTACGGAATCACCAGGTCGGCCTCGACCATCGACGCCTCGAAGAAGCGGATGATGGTCTGCCGCAGCGCCGCCACGTCTTCCGGCTGGTGGGCCGAGAGCAGGATTGCGTCCGGGTGCCGGGCCAGTAGCGCCTCTCTCGCCGCCGCGTCCAGCCGGTCCACCTTGTTCAACAGCAGCTTGCTCGGGACGGAATTCGCACCAATCTCCCGGAGCACCGTCCGGGTGACCTCGAGCTGCGCATCCCAGGTCGGGTCGGACGCATCCACCACGTAGAGCAGCAGCGAAGCCTCCAGCGCCTCGTCCAGGGTAGAGCGGAACGAGGCCACGAGGTCGTGCGGCAGCTTCTGGATGAAGCCCACGGTGTCCGAGACGAGCACGCGCGGCTTGGTCTCCGGGTGCAGTGCTCGCACCGTGGTGTCGAGCGTGGCGAAGAGCTGGTCGGCGACCAGCACCTCGCTGCCGGTGAGCGCGCGCATCAGCGAGGACTTGCCCGCGTTGGTGTAGCCGACCAGCGCCACCCGCAGCTGGTCCCTGCGCGCATATCGGCGGTGGTCCTGATCCCGCTCGATGGCGGCGAGCCCCTCGCGCAGCTCCGCGAGCCGGTCTCGAATCTTGCGCCGGTCCAGCTCCACGGCGGAGTCACCGGCGCCACGGCCCTGCTGGCGCTCCCGGCCTCCCGTGGACTCGCGCAGCCGGGGGGCGAGGTAGTTGAGTCGGGCAATCTCGACCTGCATGCGCGCCTCGTGGCTCCTCGCGTGCCGGTGGAAGATGTCGACGATGACGCCGGTGCGGTCCATCACCTCCGCCCCGGTGGCCTTCTCCAGGTTGCGGAGCTGGCTCGGCGAGAGCTCGTGGTCGACGACCACCACCGTGGGACGCTGTGCGGCTGCCGCTTCGTCGGGGGCTGCCGCGTCCTCGGCGGGCTCGGTCTCTTCGTCCTCCGCGTCGGACGCCTCCAGCTCGGGCTCCTCGGCGCCAGGCGCTTCGGCGCTGGCCTCCTCCTCCTCGGCCTCCCAACGCTCGCGGGCCTTGGTGGTGCGGTCGCGCGCTCCCGACTTGATCACGCCGGGGCCCCCGGTGAGGGCGGCCAGCTCCTTGAGCTTTCCCGTGCCGAGCACCGTTCCAGAGGCCAGGCTCGAGCGGCGCTGGGACACCGTCGCCACGGTGTCGTACCCCAGCGTGTGCACCAGCCGCTTGAGCTCCGCGAAGTCCGCGGCGTGCTCCGTATCCGAGACGCTGGGGAACTGGACGCCGACGAGGACGGCGCGGGGGCGGATGGGGTCGTTCTTCGACATGCGGACGCTCGTAACACGTCGAGGCCCTGGAAGCCGGTTCCAGTTCACTCCAGCGGGGGCCACTCACGGGGCCGGACAGTGCTCTCGCCCGAGCCGGGGTGGGCCGGCCAGGGCAGGGGACGCTGTGCCTCCTCGCCCCCTTCGTGCCCTTATCGGACCGGAGGGGCGGGACGGTGGGATAGGGTGCCCGCCCATGACCTTTGCCTCCCTCGGGCTCTCGGAGCCGCTCGTCCGCGCCATGACCGACCTCGGCTGCGTCGAGCCGACGCCGGTGCAGCAGGCCACCATCCCCGCGGTGCTGCGGGGAGGGGACGTGTGGGCCTCGGCGCCGACGGGCTCAGGGAAGACCGCGGCGTTCCTCCTGCCAGTCCTGGAGGCGCTTGGCGCGAGTCCAGGCGGCTCACCCCGGCGGACGCGGGTCCTGCTGGTAGTTCCCACGCGCGAGCTCGCCGCCCAGGTGGCCCAGGCCATCGAGCAGTACGGCCGTCATCTCCCCCGGCGGCTGAAGACCTGCCTCGCCGTCGGCGGCGTCTCGGCGAACCCGCAGATGATGGCGCTCCGTGGAGGCGCGGACCTGGTCGTGGCCACGCCAGGTCGCGCGCTGGACCTCGTGGACCAGAACGCGCTCCGGCTCTCCACGGTGGAGACGTTGGTGCTCGACGAGGCCGACCAGTTGTTGTCGCTGGGCTTCGCAGATGAGCTCACGCGCCTGCTCGCGCTGCTCCCCGCGCGGCGCCAGAACCTGCTCTTCTCCGCCACCTTTCCTCCCGGGGTGCGGGCGCTCGCCGGGCAACTGCTGCACGAGCCCACGCGGGTC of the Pyxidicoccus trucidator genome contains:
- a CDS encoding tetratricopeptide repeat protein translates to MKRLGKVGLVLGVLALGGTVGCTDEKAEAAKTHRIKGSDHMSKKEWKEAAAAYALSLEADPKQEKVWEKKAFAHMQVGQMAEASQSVMKIMEMKTTPAEKAEVLRTLASMHMQAGTTDDAEKYFNEALKIEPKDETSLGWIAEIYAQRGGARSMAAPILKADLEKSLGYYDQVLAINANSANTYLNKRVVMARLMEYERQQKEMALSEAAENAKDKVVVAEANARAEEHQKRMDDYQAQFGELTKKFSEAQKAAKAAPQASNKP
- a CDS encoding S-(hydroxymethyl)glutathione dehydrogenase/class III alcohol dehydrogenase, producing the protein MDIRAAVALEAGKPLSIETVHLEGPKAGEVLVELKATGICHTDEFTLSGSDPEGLFPAILGHEGAGIIVDVGPGVTSVKKGDHVIPLYTPECRQCKSCLSRKTNLCTAIRATQGRGLMPDGTSRFRLGREPVHHYMGTSTFAQYTVLPEIAVAKIREDAPFDKVCYIGCGVTTGIGAVVYTAKVEAGSKVVVFGLGGIGLNVVQAARMVGADQIVGVDINPARKAMAEKFGLTHFVNPKEVEGDLVPYLVNLTGGGADYSFECIGNVNTMRQALECCHRGWGESIIIGVAGAGQEIKTRPFQLVTGRVWKGSAFGGARGRTDVPKIVDWYMDGKINVDDLITHTLALEDINKGFDLMHRGESIRSVVKYS
- the hflX gene encoding GTPase HflX, yielding MSKNDPIRPRAVLVGVQFPSVSDTEHAADFAELKRLVHTLGYDTVATVSQRRSSLASGTVLGTGKLKELAALTGGPGVIKSGARDRTTKARERWEAEEEEASAEAPGAEEPELEASDAEDEETEPAEDAAAPDEAAAAQRPTVVVVDHELSPSQLRNLEKATGAEVMDRTGVIVDIFHRHARSHEARMQVEIARLNYLAPRLRESTGGRERQQGRGAGDSAVELDRRKIRDRLAELREGLAAIERDQDHRRYARRDQLRVALVGYTNAGKSSLMRALTGSEVLVADQLFATLDTTVRALHPETKPRVLVSDTVGFIQKLPHDLVASFRSTLDEALEASLLLYVVDASDPTWDAQLEVTRTVLREIGANSVPSKLLLNKVDRLDAAAREALLARHPDAILLSAHQPEDVAALRQTIIRFFEASMVEADLVIPYASQGRIGEVYEHTTVLTQEYDESGSRLRVRGLPAAISKLTQAFQA
- a CDS encoding metallophosphoesterase, which encodes MPFRIFSFSMLIGLGAVLGHLYLYRRLVRQLLHGRLSRFLALVVLGLMTLVLMARRTVLDALPEQLAGIVTMATYTWMGVALCLVIALVVLDVGRGLAAVARRVLPRKAAPPMAAPVTARPELAPSPVVSEDRRLFLARTMAGGAFVAGGGLAAYGSWRAFSPPLVTELAVKIPKLPKALDGLTIVQLTDIHVGHFIQRRYMDALVQQANALRPDLFAITGDLVDGDVHSLGGAVSALAGLKSRYGSYFVTGNHDYYSGDDEWTAFLQSLDIQVLRNRHVRIGDAGASLDLVGVDDWSGGRRRNKKGYDLDLALQGRDPDRAAVLLAHQPANFTVAAERGMDLQVSGHTHGGQLVPMTFFIGLAWEHSAGLYQHGDSHIYVSRGCGFWGPPMRVGSPPEIVKLVLTA
- a CDS encoding SDR family oxidoreductase, encoding MDKVIVITGASAGIGAELARQAAEKGAKLVLAARRKPELEAVAARCGGEALAVVTDATRREDMERLRDAALARFGRIDVWVNNAGRGITRSVLELTDEDMDSMWRDNVKSALYGMQAVLPHFQSRNAGQLVNVSSGLARLPLASFRSAYSAAKHALNGLSACLRMELRQTHPGIMVTVVMPGIVATEFGTNALGGGPDSRVLPGAQSVEDATKAIVDVIEHPRPEVYTQPAMQAEVERYYRDVEAFEREAAARFRR
- a CDS encoding alkaline phosphatase D family protein; amino-acid sequence: MPVLPRRTVLQGLVLAATGCATSSPTPSTASRTPAPRPGPGLPLGAQLGDSRAGAVTVWGKADRAGRLVVEWSEDPRLVKGVRRVEGAALTEASDFTGVVDLTGLPPGREVHVRVIAEDGGRAGEAWQGRFLSAPDGARDIHFTWSADVCGQGWGINSEWGGYRGYGAMRALHPDFFLHVGDAIYADNPLLPEVTLPDGRVWRNRVTPAKSKVAETLEELRGNFAYNFLDEHLRAFAREVPIAYQWDDHEVRNNWYPGRSLADDPRYTQVSDAGVLGTRARQAFFEYSPVGGAARAEGRIHRQLAYGPHLDVFIPDVRAFRGPNTVNRQERPGPETTFLGRAQLDGLKSALAASTATWKVIATSMPLGLIIPDGQHADGYHMEAWANGPGAPLGRELELAELLSFLKARQVRNVLFLTADVHYPAAHHYHPDRARFRDFDPFWEFVAGPLHAGTFGPSPLDDTFGPEVRWHRPATVMNAAPWEGQQYFGSVRILGKSGALTVALHDLTGAVLHQVELEPRS